One genomic region from Leifsonia poae encodes:
- a CDS encoding Lrp/AsnC family transcriptional regulator, whose amino-acid sequence MDNLDRSILDLLRQNARAGYGDIGSVVGLSASAVKRRVDRLVADGVIRGFTIQVDPTIDGMSTEAYVELFCRGTVAPDELLRILSAVPEVVDAGTVTGSADAIVHIRARDIPGLEAALEKVRLAPNVDHTRSAIVLSRLIHRGHD is encoded by the coding sequence GTGGATAATCTCGATCGCAGCATCCTCGACCTGCTCCGCCAGAACGCGCGCGCAGGCTACGGCGACATCGGTTCCGTCGTCGGGCTGTCCGCGTCGGCCGTGAAACGCCGCGTCGACCGCCTCGTCGCCGATGGCGTGATCCGCGGTTTCACGATCCAGGTCGACCCGACGATCGACGGGATGAGCACCGAAGCGTATGTCGAGCTCTTCTGCCGCGGCACCGTCGCCCCCGACGAGCTGCTCCGCATCCTCTCGGCCGTCCCCGAAGTCGTCGATGCCGGAACCGTCACCGGCAGCGCCGACGCGATCGTCCACATCCGCGCTCGCGACATCCCGGGCCTCGAAGCCGCCCTCGAGAAGGTGCGCCTGGCCCCCAACGTCGACCATACGCGCAGCGCCATCGTGCTCTCGCGCCTGATCCACCGCGGTCACGACTGA
- a CDS encoding peptide MFS transporter, protein MTNTTERSEFRASGGDKGFFGQPRALANIFGVEMWERFSFYGMQGILLIYLYYSAAKGGLGIDQATAAGIVGAYGGGVYLSTILGAWLADRMFGSERVLFWSAVVIMAGHIALALLPGVSGVVVGLILVAFGSGGLKANATRIVGTLYDEHDPRRDAGFSLFYLGINLGAFFGPLLTGLLQSTLGFHWGFGLAAVGMAFGLIQYSFGRKRLPAASREVPNPLPASRRPLVLVLAVVAVIVAVVLVITGVITAGNLALIVIGLVVVAAVAYFVVILSSKRLDGTERSRIVAFIPLFVVNAAFWTLYQQQFTVLTIYSDERLDRNLFGWEFPVSWVQSINPIFIIILSGVFAAIWTKWGDKQPSTPLKFAAGTVVMGLAFLLFLFWVGGGPNSTPLLAMVGILLVFTIAELLISPVGLSASTKLAPHAFQAQMVALYFLSVSLGTAMAGQLAKLYDPATEGVYFGVIGGVAIAIGAVLALLSPWVLRLMRGVR, encoded by the coding sequence ATGACGAACACGACGGAGCGATCCGAATTCCGTGCGTCCGGGGGCGACAAAGGGTTCTTCGGGCAGCCACGGGCGCTCGCCAACATCTTCGGCGTGGAGATGTGGGAGCGCTTCTCCTTCTACGGGATGCAGGGCATCCTGCTCATCTACCTCTACTACTCCGCGGCCAAGGGCGGGCTGGGTATCGACCAGGCGACGGCGGCCGGAATCGTCGGCGCCTACGGCGGCGGGGTGTACCTCTCCACGATCCTGGGGGCGTGGCTCGCCGACCGCATGTTCGGGTCGGAGCGGGTGCTGTTCTGGAGCGCCGTCGTGATCATGGCCGGGCACATCGCCCTCGCCCTGCTGCCGGGGGTCTCGGGCGTGGTCGTGGGCTTGATCCTCGTGGCTTTCGGCAGCGGAGGTCTGAAAGCCAACGCGACGCGCATCGTCGGCACCCTCTATGACGAGCACGACCCGCGCCGGGATGCGGGGTTCTCGCTCTTCTACCTGGGCATCAACCTGGGGGCGTTCTTCGGCCCCCTCCTCACCGGGCTGCTGCAATCGACGCTCGGCTTCCACTGGGGGTTCGGGCTGGCCGCGGTGGGGATGGCCTTCGGCCTGATTCAGTACTCGTTCGGGCGCAAACGGCTTCCCGCCGCGTCGAGGGAGGTGCCGAATCCGCTGCCCGCTTCCCGGCGCCCGCTCGTGTTGGTGCTCGCCGTGGTGGCGGTGATCGTCGCCGTGGTGCTCGTCATCACCGGGGTGATCACCGCGGGCAATTTGGCGCTCATCGTGATCGGCCTGGTGGTCGTGGCGGCCGTAGCCTACTTCGTGGTCATCCTGAGCTCGAAGCGGCTCGACGGCACCGAACGCAGCCGTATCGTGGCGTTCATCCCGCTGTTCGTCGTGAACGCCGCGTTCTGGACGCTGTACCAACAGCAGTTCACCGTTCTCACGATCTACTCCGACGAACGCCTCGACCGCAACCTGTTCGGTTGGGAGTTCCCGGTCTCGTGGGTGCAGTCGATCAATCCCATCTTCATCATCATCCTGTCAGGTGTGTTCGCGGCGATCTGGACGAAGTGGGGTGACAAGCAACCGTCGACGCCTCTCAAGTTCGCGGCGGGAACGGTGGTGATGGGGTTGGCGTTCCTGCTCTTCCTCTTCTGGGTCGGTGGCGGCCCGAACAGCACGCCGCTGCTGGCGATGGTGGGCATCCTGCTGGTGTTCACGATCGCCGAGCTCCTCATCTCGCCCGTGGGGCTGTCGGCCTCGACCAAGCTCGCCCCGCACGCCTTCCAAGCGCAGATGGTGGCGCTCTACTTCCTGTCGGTCTCCCTCGGAACCGCGATGGCCGGCCAGCTTGCCAAGCTCTACGACCCGGCGACCGAGGGGGTCTACTTCGGAGTGATCGGAGGCGTCGCGATCGCGATCGGCGCGGTGCTCGCCCTGCTCAGTCCGTGGGTGCTCCGCCTCATGCGCGGGGTGCGATGA
- a CDS encoding aldo/keto reductase: MEYTHLGRSGLTVSRLALGTMNFGPQTSDEDSHAIMDAAHEHGINYFDTANVYGQHRGRGATESIIGDWFAKGDGRRERTVLATKLYGNMGDWPNEGKLSALNIRQALDASLTRLQTDHIDIYQFHHIDRDTPWDEIWQAMEVAVAQGKILYAGSSNFAGWHIATAQAEARRRNYTGLVSEQSIYNLLTRQVELEVLPAAQANGVGVIAWSPLHGGLLGGVIRKQNEGKRRLEGRAAETLATHREAIEAYEAFADELGHEPGDIALAWLLHQPAVTAPIIGPRTREQLDAAVRALEVTLDDAALAHLDAIFPGHKTAPEDYAW, encoded by the coding sequence ATGGAGTACACACACCTCGGCCGTTCCGGCCTGACTGTCTCTCGACTCGCTCTCGGCACGATGAACTTCGGCCCCCAGACCAGCGATGAAGACTCGCACGCGATCATGGACGCCGCCCACGAGCACGGCATCAACTACTTCGACACCGCCAACGTCTACGGCCAGCACCGCGGGCGCGGCGCCACCGAGTCGATCATCGGCGACTGGTTCGCCAAAGGCGACGGCCGCCGCGAGCGCACCGTGCTCGCCACCAAGCTCTACGGGAACATGGGCGATTGGCCGAACGAGGGAAAGCTCTCGGCGCTGAACATCCGCCAGGCCCTGGATGCGAGCCTCACGCGGCTGCAGACCGACCACATCGACATCTACCAGTTCCACCACATCGACCGGGACACCCCCTGGGACGAGATCTGGCAGGCGATGGAGGTCGCCGTGGCGCAGGGCAAGATCCTCTACGCGGGCTCCAGCAACTTCGCCGGCTGGCACATCGCCACTGCTCAGGCGGAGGCGCGCCGCCGCAACTACACCGGCCTCGTCAGCGAGCAGTCCATCTACAACCTCCTCACCCGCCAGGTGGAGTTGGAGGTGCTGCCCGCCGCCCAGGCGAACGGCGTGGGCGTGATCGCCTGGTCGCCGCTGCACGGCGGTCTGCTCGGCGGCGTCATCCGCAAGCAGAACGAGGGAAAGCGCCGCCTGGAGGGTCGCGCCGCCGAGACTCTGGCGACCCACCGTGAGGCGATCGAAGCCTACGAGGCGTTCGCCGATGAGCTCGGCCACGAGCCGGGCGACATCGCCCTTGCCTGGCTGCTGCACCAGCCGGCCGTGACCGCCCCGATCATCGGCCCGCGCACCCGCGAGCAGCTGGATGCGGCCGTGCGCGCCCTCGAGGTCACGCTCGACGACGCCGCGCTGGCCCACCTCGACGCGATCTTCCCCGGGCACAAGACCGCGCCCGAAGACTACGCCTGGTGA
- a CDS encoding sugar O-acetyltransferase, whose product MTSDHFLPIHDPDLLAQGERVLGRDFRAMSERVLQATELTSRLNVLPFDDETGKTALLEKILGRTLPPRLTIYPPFYTDHGLRLELGERVFINQGCTFLDYAGIRLGDGVMVGPKATFITMGHPVDPEERHEFLTGAPIDVAENVWIGAGAMILPGVTIGRDAVVAAGAIVTGDVPERALVAGPKAGVIRRW is encoded by the coding sequence ATGACGTCCGACCACTTCCTTCCCATCCACGATCCCGATCTCCTCGCACAAGGGGAACGGGTTCTCGGCCGCGACTTCCGCGCGATGAGCGAGCGCGTCCTCCAGGCCACCGAGCTGACCTCGCGCCTGAATGTGCTGCCCTTCGACGACGAGACCGGGAAGACGGCGCTGCTCGAAAAGATCCTGGGCCGCACCCTTCCGCCGCGGCTCACGATCTATCCGCCGTTCTACACGGATCACGGTCTGCGGCTCGAACTCGGCGAACGCGTCTTCATCAATCAGGGATGCACGTTCCTCGACTACGCCGGCATCCGGTTGGGTGACGGCGTGATGGTCGGCCCGAAGGCCACCTTCATCACGATGGGTCATCCGGTGGACCCGGAGGAGCGGCACGAATTCCTCACCGGCGCACCCATCGATGTGGCCGAGAACGTGTGGATCGGCGCGGGCGCGATGATCCTGCCCGGTGTCACCATCGGCCGCGACGCCGTGGTCGCCGCCGGCGCGATCGTGACCGGCGATGTGCCCGAGAGGGCCCTGGTGGCCGGCCCGAAAGCCGGTGTGATCCGGCGCTGGTAG
- a CDS encoding LysR family transcriptional regulator yields the protein MELRQLEHFVTVAEERHFTRAAELLQISQSGLSASIRSLEQELGTSLFIRSTRRVELTTAGQALLGDSVRTLASAAAARNAVAAVRGLVRGRLTIGAEPCLGSVDLPAELASFRTANPGVEVRLRYSGSVDLVDAVGGGRVDVALVVDTGHTPAGVQLRPLDTQEMLVLCHPGHRFAAQGSIRLDELRGEPLVGFQEGWGAQALARRAFAAAGFDYRAAMEVNDVHPLLDLVGYNLGVAIVPASFARKRPDQLVAVRLLGDVPSWTVAVAVSDEPSPAAGAFLRQLQTA from the coding sequence ATGGAACTCCGACAGCTCGAGCACTTCGTCACGGTCGCGGAAGAACGGCACTTCACGCGGGCGGCCGAATTGCTGCAGATCTCCCAGTCCGGGCTCTCCGCCTCCATCCGGTCGCTGGAGCAAGAGCTGGGAACATCCCTCTTCATCCGCAGCACCCGGCGCGTGGAGCTCACGACGGCGGGTCAAGCGCTGCTCGGCGACTCGGTGCGCACCCTCGCCAGTGCCGCGGCCGCCCGCAACGCGGTCGCCGCGGTGCGCGGCCTGGTGCGCGGGCGGCTCACGATCGGAGCCGAACCCTGCCTCGGCTCCGTCGACCTGCCGGCCGAGCTCGCCTCGTTCCGCACGGCGAACCCCGGTGTCGAGGTGCGATTGCGCTACTCGGGGTCGGTCGACCTGGTGGATGCGGTGGGCGGTGGGCGCGTGGACGTGGCGCTGGTCGTCGACACCGGCCACACGCCGGCCGGTGTGCAGCTGCGACCACTGGACACCCAAGAGATGCTGGTGCTCTGTCATCCGGGGCACCGGTTCGCGGCCCAGGGCAGCATCCGGCTCGACGAACTGCGCGGCGAACCGCTCGTCGGGTTCCAGGAAGGGTGGGGTGCGCAGGCCCTCGCCCGGCGCGCTTTCGCGGCGGCCGGTTTCGACTACCGCGCCGCGATGGAGGTGAACGATGTGCATCCGCTGCTCGACCTGGTGGGGTACAACCTCGGGGTGGCGATCGTTCCGGCGAGTTTCGCCCGAAAGCGCCCGGATCAGCTGGTGGCGGTGAGACTACTCGGCGACGTGCCGTCGTGGACGGTGGCCGTGGCGGTCTCCGATGAGCCCAGCCCGGCGGCGGGCGCCTTCCTGCGTCAGCTGCAGACGGCCTGA
- a CDS encoding beta-N-acetylhexosaminidase — translation MTASSRLLPAPLSVTEWDGEFVVTPRTRIVGVEGTEGVAAWLRTTLEASTGFVLGSAIVADPDDGDAADAGRSDAARSIRLSLDPATAAEGYRLSVTEAGARIAGGDAAGVFAGAQALLQLLPAEVYRRSRVDGVRWAAPCCEVRDAPRFAWRGVLLDVARHFLPKHEVLRFVDLMAMHRLNVLHLHLTDDQGWRIQIRRYPKLTQVSSWRRESQVGYGPDAPGDGRPHGGFYTQDDLREIVAYAGLRGITVVPEVESPGHVQAAIAAYPELGVGGRPLDVGTRWGIIPNVLNLEESTVEFFTNVLDEVVDIFPSPFIGVGGDECVKDQWRADPRTQERMRELGVTSEEGLQSWFISRLDDHLTRRGRRLFGWDEILEGGLAPGATVASWRGETGAIAAARAGHDVVLCPDHTTYLNYRQSERPDEPIPLVVPITVKDVYRFDPVPTELSGPERAHVLGGQANLWTEYMDSPRTLDYFAFPRLCALAEALWSSAPKDYDAFAERLRLHLERLDAVGVEYRHEDGPFPWQTRPGIPGRIDTREQRAAVVAALVANI, via the coding sequence GTGACGGCCTCCTCGCGCCTCCTGCCCGCCCCTCTCTCGGTGACCGAGTGGGACGGTGAGTTCGTGGTGACTCCGCGCACCCGGATCGTCGGCGTGGAGGGCACAGAGGGTGTCGCCGCCTGGCTGCGGACGACCCTCGAAGCCTCCACCGGTTTCGTTCTCGGCAGCGCCATCGTCGCCGACCCCGACGATGGCGACGCCGCCGACGCCGGCCGGAGCGATGCGGCACGCAGCATCCGGCTCTCGCTCGACCCCGCAACGGCGGCGGAAGGGTACCGGCTCAGCGTCACCGAGGCGGGAGCGCGGATCGCGGGTGGCGATGCCGCCGGGGTCTTCGCCGGCGCGCAAGCGCTGCTCCAACTGTTGCCCGCCGAGGTCTACCGCCGTTCGCGGGTCGACGGGGTCCGCTGGGCCGCTCCCTGCTGCGAGGTTCGGGACGCGCCCCGCTTCGCCTGGCGTGGCGTGCTGCTCGACGTGGCCAGGCACTTCCTGCCGAAACACGAGGTGCTGCGGTTCGTCGACCTGATGGCGATGCACCGGCTGAACGTGCTGCACCTGCACCTGACGGACGATCAGGGGTGGCGCATCCAGATCCGGCGCTACCCGAAGCTCACCCAGGTGAGCTCCTGGCGGCGGGAGTCCCAGGTGGGCTACGGGCCGGATGCGCCCGGCGACGGTCGCCCGCACGGCGGCTTCTACACCCAGGACGATCTGCGGGAGATCGTGGCCTACGCCGGGTTGCGGGGGATCACAGTGGTTCCGGAGGTCGAGTCGCCCGGGCATGTGCAGGCGGCGATCGCCGCGTATCCCGAACTCGGGGTGGGCGGCCGGCCGCTCGACGTCGGCACACGGTGGGGGATCATCCCGAACGTGCTCAACCTCGAAGAGAGCACGGTGGAATTCTTCACGAACGTGCTTGACGAGGTCGTCGACATCTTCCCCTCCCCGTTCATCGGGGTGGGCGGTGATGAGTGCGTGAAAGACCAGTGGCGCGCCGACCCTCGCACGCAGGAGCGGATGCGCGAACTCGGCGTGACGTCGGAGGAGGGTTTGCAGAGCTGGTTCATCTCTCGCCTCGACGACCATCTGACCAGGCGGGGCCGCCGGCTCTTCGGCTGGGACGAGATTCTCGAGGGTGGCCTGGCGCCCGGGGCCACGGTGGCCTCTTGGCGCGGTGAGACCGGTGCGATCGCCGCCGCCCGCGCTGGGCACGACGTCGTGCTCTGCCCCGACCACACGACGTACCTCAACTACCGGCAATCGGAGCGGCCCGACGAGCCCATCCCGCTCGTGGTTCCGATCACGGTAAAGGACGTCTACCGGTTCGACCCCGTGCCGACCGAGCTGAGCGGGCCAGAACGCGCGCATGTGCTCGGCGGCCAGGCGAACCTGTGGACGGAGTACATGGACTCGCCGCGTACACTCGACTACTTCGCCTTCCCGCGCCTGTGTGCGCTCGCCGAGGCCCTGTGGAGTTCGGCGCCGAAAGACTACGACGCGTTCGCGGAACGCCTGCGTCTGCACCTGGAACGGCTCGACGCGGTCGGTGTGGAGTACCGGCACGAAGACGGACCGTTCCCGTGGCAGACCAGGCCGGGCATCCCGGGACGGATCGACACCCGCGAGCAGCGAGCGGCTGTCGTCGCCGCCCTCGTCGCGAACATCTGA
- the rocD gene encoding ornithine--oxo-acid transaminase: protein MTNDTVGSAAGTDAGTVAHRIHAEAGPATPRQAEAIEREDEHTAHNYHPLPVVVAEGDGAWVTDIDGRRYLDCLAAYSAVNFGHSNPVLLDAARAQLDRITLTSRAFHNDQLGPFVEALSGLAGKDMVLPMNTGAEAVESAIKVARAWGYRVKGVPDGLANIVVMAGNFHGRTTTIVSFSDDPSARDGFGPFTPGFRTVPYGDATALAAAVDENTVAVLVEPIQGEAGIIVPPAGYLPAVRALCDERRVLFIADEIQSGLGRTGATFACDLVGVVPDLYLLGKALGGGIVPVSAVVGNRDLLGVLRPGEHGSTFGGNPLAAAVGRAVVGMLATGELQERARLLGQRLHAGLSRLIGHGVLEVRGAGLWAGIDIDPALATGREVCELLLERGLLAKDTHGSTIRLAPPLVVDPADLDWAVEQLEGVLGELSAR from the coding sequence ATGACGAACGACACCGTCGGATCGGCGGCCGGAACCGATGCGGGCACAGTGGCGCACCGCATCCACGCCGAAGCGGGGCCGGCCACACCGCGCCAGGCGGAGGCGATCGAACGGGAAGACGAGCACACCGCGCACAACTACCACCCGCTCCCCGTCGTCGTGGCCGAGGGCGACGGGGCCTGGGTGACCGACATCGACGGACGCCGCTACCTCGACTGCCTCGCCGCATACTCGGCGGTCAACTTCGGACACTCCAACCCGGTGCTGCTGGATGCGGCCCGAGCCCAGCTGGACCGCATCACCCTCACCAGTCGGGCGTTCCACAATGATCAGCTCGGCCCCTTCGTCGAGGCGCTCTCCGGCCTCGCCGGGAAAGACATGGTGTTGCCGATGAACACCGGCGCCGAGGCCGTGGAGTCAGCGATCAAAGTCGCCCGCGCCTGGGGGTACCGCGTGAAAGGCGTTCCTGACGGGTTGGCGAACATCGTCGTGATGGCCGGCAATTTCCACGGGCGCACGACGACGATCGTCAGTTTCTCAGACGACCCCTCCGCACGCGACGGGTTCGGCCCGTTCACGCCGGGATTCCGCACGGTGCCCTACGGCGATGCGACAGCGCTCGCCGCGGCCGTCGACGAGAACACCGTCGCGGTGCTGGTCGAGCCCATCCAGGGCGAGGCCGGCATCATCGTTCCCCCCGCCGGATACCTGCCCGCGGTGCGCGCACTCTGCGACGAGCGCCGGGTGCTGTTCATCGCCGACGAGATCCAATCGGGTCTCGGCCGCACCGGCGCCACGTTCGCCTGCGATCTCGTGGGTGTCGTCCCCGACCTCTATCTGCTCGGCAAGGCGCTCGGCGGGGGGATCGTGCCCGTCTCCGCGGTCGTGGGCAACCGGGACCTGCTCGGCGTGCTCCGCCCCGGCGAGCACGGTTCGACCTTCGGGGGGAACCCCCTGGCCGCCGCGGTCGGCCGGGCAGTGGTGGGGATGCTCGCGACCGGCGAGCTGCAGGAGCGGGCACGGCTGCTCGGGCAACGATTGCACGCCGGGCTGTCGCGACTGATCGGCCACGGGGTGCTCGAGGTGCGTGGAGCCGGTCTGTGGGCGGGGATCGACATCGACCCGGCGCTCGCGACCGGGCGCGAGGTGTGCGAGCTTCTGCTGGAGCGTGGACTCCTGGCGAAGGATACGCACGGTTCGACGATCCGGCTGGCACCGCCACTGGTCGTCGACCCTGCCGATCTCGACTGGGCGGTCGAACAGCTCGAGGGGGTGCTGGGCGAGCTCTCGGCGCGGTGA
- a CDS encoding aldo/keto reductase: MKTRRIADVEVSAIGLGGMPMSIEGRPDEARSIATIHAALDAGVTFFDTADAYHLHADEVGHNESLIAKAVARWGGDTSGVLIATKGGHLRPGDGSWNVDGRPEYLKEAAKASLARLGGDAIGLYQFHRPDPNVPYEDSVGAIRELLDEGIIRLAGISNADPAQIELAQNILGGRLASVQNQFSPAFRSSETELVLADRLGVAFLPWSPLGGIRSAAALGDRFAPFQTVADARGVSPQVVALAWHLAKSPHVIPIPGASRPESIRDSATAVDLQLTAEEFSSLDAA; encoded by the coding sequence ATGAAGACACGCAGAATCGCCGATGTCGAGGTGAGCGCGATCGGCCTGGGCGGCATGCCCATGTCGATCGAGGGACGCCCCGACGAGGCCCGCTCCATCGCGACGATCCACGCGGCACTCGACGCCGGCGTCACGTTCTTCGACACTGCGGACGCCTATCACCTGCACGCGGACGAGGTGGGCCACAACGAGTCCCTGATCGCGAAGGCTGTCGCACGCTGGGGCGGTGACACCTCCGGTGTGCTGATCGCCACCAAGGGTGGCCACCTGCGCCCGGGCGACGGCAGCTGGAACGTCGACGGCCGCCCCGAGTATCTGAAGGAGGCCGCCAAAGCCTCCCTCGCCCGGCTGGGCGGAGACGCCATCGGTCTCTACCAGTTCCACCGCCCCGACCCGAACGTGCCCTACGAGGATTCGGTCGGCGCCATCCGGGAGCTGCTCGACGAGGGCATCATCCGCCTCGCCGGCATCTCGAACGCCGACCCCGCGCAGATCGAGCTGGCGCAGAACATCCTGGGCGGGCGTCTCGCCTCGGTGCAGAACCAGTTCTCGCCGGCGTTCCGCTCCAGCGAGACCGAACTGGTGCTGGCCGACCGGCTCGGCGTCGCCTTCCTGCCGTGGAGCCCGCTCGGCGGCATCAGATCGGCGGCCGCCCTCGGCGACCGGTTCGCCCCGTTCCAGACGGTGGCGGATGCGCGCGGAGTCAGCCCGCAGGTCGTCGCGCTGGCCTGGCATCTGGCGAAGAGCCCGCATGTGATCCCGATCCCCGGCGCCTCGCGACCGGAGTCGATCCGCGACTCGGCCACCGCCGTCGACTTGCAGCTCACCGCCGAGGAGTTCTCCTCCCTCGACGCCGCCTGA
- a CDS encoding response regulator transcription factor: MTLVTNGVDALIALRGEPFSAAAVDVMLPGMSGFELCRHIREAANPMPILLLTARDAIEDRVHGLDSGADDYLTKPFAFAELAARVRALLRREPSGMRPQVTVGRLTIDSHEHRALVAGHEMPLSRREFTLLRLFATNPDKTLARSEILETVWGTSDNIGTNVIDQYVSYLRKKLEIAGAGLAIVTERGRGYRLDAKNAEAATP, encoded by the coding sequence GTGACGCTCGTCACCAACGGTGTCGACGCGCTCATCGCCCTGCGCGGGGAGCCGTTCTCGGCCGCCGCCGTCGATGTGATGCTGCCCGGGATGAGCGGGTTCGAACTGTGCCGACACATCCGTGAAGCCGCGAACCCGATGCCCATCCTGCTGCTCACCGCCCGGGATGCCATCGAAGACCGTGTGCACGGCCTCGACTCCGGCGCCGACGACTACCTCACCAAGCCGTTCGCCTTCGCCGAGCTCGCCGCCCGGGTGCGCGCCCTGCTCCGCCGTGAACCCAGCGGGATGCGCCCCCAGGTCACCGTCGGACGCCTCACCATCGACTCGCACGAGCACCGCGCGCTCGTCGCCGGCCACGAGATGCCCCTCAGTCGACGCGAGTTCACTCTCCTGCGCCTCTTCGCGACGAACCCCGACAAGACGCTGGCCCGTTCGGAGATCCTCGAGACCGTATGGGGAACGAGCGACAACATCGGCACCAATGTGATCGACCAATACGTCTCCTACCTGCGCAAGAAGCTGGAGATCGCCGGCGCCGGTCTCGCCATCGTCACCGAGCGCGGCCGCGGATACCGTCTGGACGCCAAGAACGCCGAGGCTGCGACGCCGTGA
- a CDS encoding sensor histidine kinase has protein sequence MSWLRRLSITARITIGSLIVAALFGLVAVGVVRFGVAAILHNATVTLLDNDVAAPIAALKNNPTGPFELPGGGQELAIVSPHGIVLASTLPAALESEVPRLTRFGDEPTTVQLGDDQYLVLVRTVATSAGNIQVIAARNAETTDLILDRLTAALSVGAGVLVLGFGGASWLLARAALRPVSRMREQAERIADVASTGLLPVGPARDELAELATTLNDLIRRLRASADRERQMVSDASHELRTPLAVLRGQLELAELDSGDADALLTDIRSSHATALRLGQLANNLLELSRIEAGPSSGRTDWRTLTDELADAIDRARLLASRAGDDGVAPEISIDFDYRPRERHAPRVSVALSPTDFGRILDNLLGNAVTAITGAAAAAAAAATATATATATATATATIAVPPSTAGAGTDGSGTDGSGTAGSGPDGASSGGETAVVADAPAAVEASAPVEGSITAELTATDAEVVLTVRDSGPGMPDEFIPVALDRFTRADASRTAHSGGGLGLAIVGALAGSAGGGVVLANAKTESGLVVTVVLPLLDGRTDDSA, from the coding sequence GTGAGCTGGTTGCGCCGGCTGTCGATCACCGCCCGCATCACCATCGGCAGCTTGATCGTTGCGGCTCTCTTCGGCCTCGTGGCCGTCGGGGTGGTCCGGTTCGGAGTGGCCGCCATCCTGCACAACGCCACGGTCACCCTGCTCGACAACGACGTCGCCGCCCCCATCGCGGCCCTCAAGAACAATCCCACCGGCCCGTTCGAGCTTCCCGGCGGCGGGCAGGAGCTCGCCATCGTCTCCCCGCACGGGATCGTCCTCGCCTCGACCCTGCCCGCGGCACTCGAATCGGAGGTCCCCCGGCTGACCCGCTTCGGCGACGAGCCGACCACGGTGCAACTCGGCGACGATCAGTACCTCGTGCTCGTGCGCACCGTCGCCACCAGCGCCGGGAACATCCAGGTGATCGCCGCGCGCAACGCCGAGACCACCGACCTCATCCTCGACCGTCTCACCGCCGCGCTCTCAGTGGGCGCCGGCGTGCTGGTGCTCGGTTTCGGCGGGGCGTCCTGGCTGCTCGCCCGCGCCGCGTTGCGCCCGGTGAGTCGGATGCGCGAGCAGGCCGAACGCATCGCCGACGTCGCCTCCACCGGTCTGCTCCCGGTCGGGCCGGCCCGCGACGAGCTGGCCGAGCTCGCCACCACCCTCAACGACCTCATCCGGCGGCTGCGCGCCTCCGCCGACCGCGAGCGGCAGATGGTGTCGGATGCGAGCCATGAGCTGCGCACACCGCTCGCCGTGCTCCGGGGTCAGCTGGAGCTGGCCGAACTCGACTCGGGCGATGCCGACGCGCTGCTCACCGACATCCGGTCGTCGCATGCCACGGCACTGCGGCTCGGCCAGCTGGCCAACAATTTGCTCGAACTCTCTCGCATCGAGGCCGGACCCTCCAGCGGCCGCACCGATTGGCGCACCCTCACGGATGAGCTGGCCGACGCCATCGACCGGGCACGCCTGCTCGCCTCCCGTGCCGGTGACGACGGGGTCGCTCCCGAGATCTCCATCGACTTCGACTATCGACCCCGCGAGCGGCACGCGCCCCGGGTCAGCGTCGCCCTCTCTCCCACGGATTTCGGCCGCATCCTCGACAATCTGCTGGGAAACGCGGTCACCGCGATCACCGGCGCCGCTGCCGCTGCCGCTGCCGCTGCCACTGCCACTGCCACTGCCACTGCCACTGCCACTGCCACTGCCACGATAGCGGTACCGCCCTCCACCGCCGGGGCTGGCACCGACGGGTCCGGCACCGACGGGTCCGGCACCGCCGGGTCCGGGCCCGACGGGGCATCCTCGGGAGGCGAGACGGCCGTGGTCGCCGATGCACCCGCGGCGGTCGAAGCGTCCGCACCGGTCGAAGGCTCCATCACGGCCGAATTGACCGCCACCGACGCCGAAGTGGTGTTGACGGTGCGGGACAGCGGCCCCGGGATGCCGGACGAGTTCATCCCGGTCGCCCTCGACCGGTTCACCCGGGCGGACGCCTCGCGAACGGCCCACTCCGGCGGAGGGCTCGGGCTCGCGATCGTGGGAGCCCTGGCCGGTTCTGCCGGAGGAGGGGTCGTGCTGGCCAACGCGAAGACGGAGAGTGGCCTCGTCGTGACCGTCGTGCTCCCGCTCCTCGATGGACGGACGGACGACAGCGCATGA